A section of the Camelus dromedarius isolate mCamDro1 chromosome 14, mCamDro1.pat, whole genome shotgun sequence genome encodes:
- the ZBTB8A gene encoding zinc finger and BTB domain-containing protein 8A: MEISSHQSHLLQQLNEQRRQDVFCDCSILVEGKVFKAHRNVLFASSGYFKMLLSQNSKETSQPTTATFQAFSPDTFTVILDFVYSGRLSLTGQNVIEVMSAASFLQMTDVISVCKTFIKSSLDISEKEKDRYFSLSDKDANSNGLERSTFYSGGWQDGSSSPRPHLSPDQGTGVISGKSWSKYNYHPASQRNTQQPLAKHEQRKDSIKKSKHLRLSQPSEMAHYKSSKREARTSDSSSHISQSEEQAQMDAEMDSTPIGYQYGQGSDVTSRSFPDDLPRMRFKCPYCTHVVKRKADLKRHLRCHTGERPYPCQACGKRFSRLDHLSSHFRTIHQACKLICRKCKRHVTDLTGQVVQEGTRRYRLCNECLAEVGIDSLPIDLEAEQHLMSPSDGDKDSRWHLGEDENRSYVEIVEDGSADLVIQQVDDSEEEEEKEIKPNIR; the protein is encoded by the exons ATGGAGATCTCCTCCCATCAGTCTCACCTCCTGCAACAGCTGAATGAGCAGCGCAGGCAAGACGTATTTTGTGACTGCAGTATTCTGGTTGAAGGCAAGGTCTTCAAAGCCCATCGGAATGTATTATTTGCTAGTAGCGGCTACTTTAAAATGCTTCTTTCTCAGAATTCCAAGGAGACGAGTCAGCCAACCACAGCTACATTTCAGGCTTTCTCCCCCGACACTTTCACAGTTATCCTGGACTTCGTCTATTCCGGCAGGCTCTCTCTCACGGGTCAGAATGTCATAGAAGTGATGTCAGCTGCTAGCTTCCTTCAAATGACTGATGTCATTAGTGTATGTAAGACCTTTATTAAATCTTCGTTAGACATTAGCGAGAAAGAAAAAGATCGCTATTTCAGCCTCTCTGATAAAGATGCCAATTCTAATGGTCTAGAGCGTTCCACTTTTTATAGCGGTGGCTGGCAAGATGGAAGCAGTTCTCCACGTCCTCATCTAAGCCCAGATCAAGGAACAGGTGTAATAAGTGGGAAATCCTGGAGTAAGTATAATTACCATCCAGCTTCCCAAAGGAATACTCAACAGCCTCTGGCCAAACATGAACAAAGGAAAGATTCCATTAAAAAGTCCAAACATTTGAGGTTGTCACAGCCTTCTGAAATGGCTCATTATAAGTCAAGCAAACGAGAGGCACGAACATCTGATTCTTCCAGCCACATTTCCCAATCTGAAGAACAGGCACAGATGGATGCAGAAATGGACTCTACTCCTATTGGCTATCAGTATGGTCAAGGATCTGATGTCACATCGAGAAGTTTTCCAG ATGACCTGCCCAGGATGAGGTTCAAGTGCCCATACTGCACACATGTGGTGAAGCGGAAGGCAGACCTCAAACGCCACCTTCGTTGTCACACAGGAGAAAGGCCCTACCCCTGTCAAGCTTGTGGGAAAAGATTTAGCCGGCTAGACCATCTAAGTAGCCATTTTCGAACA ATTCACCAGGCATGCAAACTAATCTGCAGAAAATGCAAACGCCATGTGACTGATCTAACAGGTCAAGTGGTACAGGAAGGAACCAGGCGCTACAGACTCTGTAACGAGTGCCTTGCTGAAGTTGGCATAGACAGTCTCCCCATTGATTTGGAAGCTGAACAGCATCTCATGTCCCCATCAGATGGAGATAAGGATTCCAGGTGGCACTTGGGTGAAGATGAGAATAGATCATACGTGGAGATTGTAGAAGATGGGTCGGCTGATCTGGTCATACAACAGGTGGATGAcagtgaagaagaagaagaaaaggaaataaagcccAACATTAGGTAG